The Pseudomonas viciae genomic interval GTCGGCACCGCTGAGGTTCATCTTGCGCAGGTCCTGGTTGGCCAGTTTTGCGCCGCGCAGGTCGGCGCCAGGGCATTGGCTGGATTCGGCGATGATGCAGCCGTTGATGGTCAGCGGTGTTTCGGTGTCGTCGGCGTTGGCATGGGCGATGATCGTGAGCAATACAAGCGGCAGATAGTTCATGGCAGGACACTCGGGCAGCTAATGTGGGGGCGAGCTTGCTCGCGATTGCGCCGGTTCAGCTGGCATTGATGTTGGCTGACAGCACGCTATCGCGAGCAAGCTCGCTCCCACAGGGGATTGTGTTTGGGCTCAGAGGCTATTTCTGCGCCGTTGCCTTATCCCAACTCGGAATCTTGAACACCCAGAACGAGCCGCCCTGGGCCACGGGTTTGGTCAGTTCGGCCATGTCGCCCCCCCACAACGGCACGGCGCCGCCGTAGCCGACGGTTACGCCGATGTACTGCTCACCGTCCTGTTCCCAGGTGATGGGCGGGGAGACGATGCCGCTGCCGGTCTGGAATTTCCACAGTTCCTGGCCGGTCTTGGCGTCGAAGGCCTTGAAGAAACCGTCGCCGGTGCCGGTGAACACCAGGTTGCCTTTGGTCGCCAGCACACCGGCCCAGAGCGGCAGCGGCTCCTTATGCTCCCAGACCACCTTGCCGGTGGTGGGGTTCATCGCCCGCAAGCTGCCGACGTGATCGTCGTACATGCGCTTGATGCGAAAGCCCATGCCCAGGTAGGCCGAGCCCTTCTTGTAGTTCACTTCTTCGGTCCAGTATTCCTCTTTCCACTGGTTGCCAGGGACGTAGAACAGCCCGGTATCCTGGCTGTAGGCCATGGGGTTCCAGTTCTTGCCGCCGAGAAATGGTGGCGAGACTTCCACCGGCTTGCCCTTGGTTTCACCCGGCAATGGCTTGGCCGGACGCTGACCGGGGTTTTCCACCGGGCGACCGGTCTTCAGGTCGATGTGGCTGGCCCAGGTGATGTTGTCGACGAAAGGGAAGGCGTTCTGCAGCTTGCCGTTGTTGCGGTCCACCACATAGAAGAAACCGTTGCGGTCCGCGTGGGCGGTGGCCTTGACCACCTTGCCGTCCTTGTCCTTGTAGTCGAACAGCACCAGCTCGTTGTTGCCGGAGAAGTCCCAGGCATCGTTAGGCGTGTGTTGGTAGAACCACTTCACTTCACCGGTGCTCGGATCGACGCCGACCTGGCCTGAGGTGTAGAGGCTGTCGTAATCGTGGGGGTTGCCGTCCTTGGCTGTGCGGGCCCAGGTGTTCCAAGGGCCTGGGTTGCCCGCGCCGACGATGATGGTGTTGGTCTCGGGGTCGAAACTGGCGCTCTGCCAAGGCGCGCCGCCGCCATGGCTCCAGGCTTCGACCTTGCCGGTCTCGGTGGTCTTGTCGTCAGGCCAGGACGGTGCCTTGACGTCCCCGGTCGGGGTGCTGTCCTTGCCATTGAGGCGGCCCATGTGGCCTTCGACGAAGGGGCGCATCCAGACTTCTTCACCAGTGTCCGGGTCGCGGGCGAACA includes:
- the exaA gene encoding quinoprotein ethanol dehydrogenase, with amino-acid sequence MTIKTLPALSALTIALLLAGSLSLSPLANAAAPGVSWEDIANDHLTTRDVLQYGMGTNAQRWSPLAQVNDKNVFKLTPAWSYSFGDEKQRGQESQAIVSDGVVYVTGSYSRVFALDAKTGKRLWTYSHRLPDNIRPCCDVVNRGAAIYGDKIYFGTLDARVVALDKNTGKVVWNKKFGDHAGGYTMTGAPVLIKDKTSGKVLLIHGSSGDEFGVVGQLFARDPDTGEEVWMRPFVEGHMGRLNGKDSTPTGDVKAPSWPDDKTTETGKVEAWSHGGGAPWQSASFDPETNTIIVGAGNPGPWNTWARTAKDGNPHDYDSLYTSGQVGVDPSTGEVKWFYQHTPNDAWDFSGNNELVLFDYKDKDGKVVKATAHADRNGFFYVVDRNNGKLQNAFPFVDNITWASHIDLKTGRPVENPGQRPAKPLPGETKGKPVEVSPPFLGGKNWNPMAYSQDTGLFYVPGNQWKEEYWTEEVNYKKGSAYLGMGFRIKRMYDDHVGSLRAMNPTTGKVVWEHKEPLPLWAGVLATKGNLVFTGTGDGFFKAFDAKTGQELWKFQTGSGIVSPPITWEQDGEQYIGVTVGYGGAVPLWGGDMAELTKPVAQGGSFWVFKIPSWDKATAQK